The proteins below are encoded in one region of Helicoverpa armigera isolate CAAS_96S chromosome 11, ASM3070526v1, whole genome shotgun sequence:
- the LOC110373714 gene encoding protein embryonic gonad, whose translation MNQQCKVCGEPAAGFHFGAFTCEGCKSFFGRTYNNLSSISECKNNGECVINKKNRTACKACRLRKCLLVGMSKSGSRYGRRSNWFKIHCLLQEQQQQHIQHMQTSKSPPTFNSSMNPSYLPANLLPAAALAEYYKNSEKTQFTEEVTRQSVSPSDSGASSADPEDDNSSRSTSGLSIFRPASSPCSDKDVRLQAIRNQGKDRKRKPTMPPSPFGSVSAPPSFSPRSAPYLPAQLQSMRAAPPGLTTWQNRNGGDLLLHSPAVAGVAIDQDQPIDLSIKSTAMIFRSPKNDEVSDSEPELSIDLSEESTKEIMKNPLDLSKRTEEVPMTG comes from the coding sequence TCGTTCTTCGGGCGGACGTACAACAACCTGTCCTCGATATCGGAGTGCAAGAACAACGGGGAGTGTGTGATCAATAAGAAGAATAGGACTGCTTGCAAAGCGTGCAGGCTACGAAAATGTCTCCTAGTCGGCATGTCGAAGTCAGGCTCCAGGTATGGGAGACGGTCGAACTGGTTCAAGATCCACTGCTTACTCCAAGAGCAGCAGCAACAACACATACAGCATATGCAGACCAGTAAATCACCGCCCACTTTCAATTCATCCATGAATCCATCATACCTGCCAGCGAACTTACTCCCAGCGGCAGCGTTAGCAGAATACTACAAAAACTCAGAAAAAACTCAATTCACAGAAGAAGTGACGCGGCAAAGTGTGTCACCATCAGACTCAGGAGCCTCGTCAGCAGATCCTGAAGACGACAATAGTTCTAGAAGTACAAGTGGACTTAGCATCTTTAGACCTGCGTCTTCCCCTTGCAGCGACAAAGATGTACGGTTACAAGCTATTAGAAATCAAGGAAAAGATAGAAAACGGAAGCCTACGATGCCACCGTCTCCATTTGGCTCAGTATCTGCGCCACCAAGCTTTTCTCCGAGGAGTGCGCCGTACCTACCAGCTCAACTACAGTCTATGAGAGCAGCTCCACCTGGCCTCACCACTTGGCAGAACCGAAATGGCGGAGACCTGCTTCTCCATTCACCAGCTGTTGCAGGAGTAGCAATAGACCAAGACCAACCTATAGACCTATCTATAAAGTCCACTGCCATGATATTTAGAAGTCCGAAGAATGATGAAGTTAGTGATTCAGAGCCTGAGCTTTCGATCGATTTGAGCGAAGAAAGCACtaaagaaattatgaaaaatcCTTTAGATCTCTCGAAACGAACGGAAGAGGTGCCAATGACTGGATGA